In one Brassica oleracea var. oleracea cultivar TO1000 chromosome C9, BOL, whole genome shotgun sequence genomic region, the following are encoded:
- the LOC106318333 gene encoding protein SPA1-RELATED 2, with product MMDESSVSSRINEAEAAHIQFKNGQQSLKPDEIQETKQVQAEVQRDDPGSPDSSFGVIADFLDGKNVNETENEPCSADDVVEELTVKTCEGSSMAIVGSSSSRARLEINRTQFLPSSSSMDKREGDKVITSILRNAGKTSTGDVERNPVPVDALSHGGIKTKMLSQSGFSQFFVKKTLKGKGVTFRGPPLNRSKASNVDQQSVASPLVISNDTPAKVSGSTPLAVEACDVLPLKGGNPSSCTSNPSDSGCGGEGLSLRDWLKSERQEVNKAECFRIFRQIVEHVDDSHSQGVVLSDLRPSLFKILKENEVKYVGSGFHWESPDSNLNKNTLSQPEKPLVRRRLGDSGFASSPGVPAKRHKSSGPSSRQWPMFQRAGGNLNIQTEKDVGATQELRLRSSHPQCSPSARSFTSMSEQLEEKWYASPEELRGETRSVSSNIYSLGILLFELLSQFQSERAREAVMSDIRHRILPPKFLSENPKEAGFCLWLLHPEPSCRPSTRDILQSEVVNGIPDLYAEGLSLAIEQEDTESELLQHFLVLSQEQMQKHAGKLMGEIVSLEADIEEIVKRRCAISPLSVGEASSSSLASSVPEKRLVTNIKQLETAYFGARIDVHLPEARYRLRPDRDLLRNRDENVISEQENSETWSSDDRVGAFFDGLCKYARYSKFETRGVLRTGELNNTSNVICSLGFDRDEDYFATAGVSKKIKIFEFNSLFNESVDIHYPAVEMSNRSKLSGVCWNNYIRNYLASSDYDGIIKLWDVTTGQAISHFIEHEKRAWSVDFSEACPTKLASGSDDCSVKLWNINERNCLGTIRNIANVCCVQFSPQSSHLLAFGSSDFRTYCYDTRNLRTPWCILSGHNKAVSYAKFLDSETLVTASTDNTLKLWDLKKTTHGGLSTNACSLTFGGHTNEKNFVGLSTADGYIACGSETNEVYAYHRSLPMPITAYKFGSIDPISGKEIEEDNNLFVSSVCWRKRSNMVVSASSNGSIKVLQLV from the exons ATGATGGATGAAAGCTCAGTGAGTAGCAGGATCAATGAAGCCGAAGCTGCTCACATCCAATTCAAAAACGGTCAGCAATCTCTTAAACCGGATGAAATCCAGGAAACCAAACAAGTTCAAGCTGAGGTTCAGAGGGATGATCCCGGTTCTCCTGATAGCTCCTTTGGCGTGATAGCTGATTTTCTAGACGGTAAGAATGTCAATGAGACAGAGAATGAACCATGTTCTGCTGATGACGTGGTTGAGGAGTTGACTGTTAAAACTTGTGAAGGATCGAGCATGGCCATAGTTGGTAGTTCAAGTAGTAGAGCTAGGTTAGAGATCAATCGCACTCAGTTTCTGCCTAGTAGCAGTTCTATGGATAAGAGGGAAGGTGACAAAGTAATAACAAGTATCTTGAGAAATGCAGGCAAGACCTCAACTGGTGATGTTGAACGAAACCCTGTACCGGTAGATGCATTGTCCCATGGAGGCATCAAGACGAAGATGTTGTCGCAGTCTGGTTTCTCTCAGTTTTTTGTTAAGAAAACCTTGAAGGGAAAGGGTGTCACTTTCAGAGGACCGCCGCTTAATAGATCCAAAGCTAGTAATGTGGATCAACAGTCTGTGGCTAGCCCTTTAGTAATATCGAACGATACTCCTGCGAAGGTTTCGGGCAGCACTCCTTTGGCGGTGGAGGCTTGTGACGTTTTGCCTTTAAAAGGCGGTAATCCATCTTCTTGTACTTCTAATCCTTCGGATAGTGGTTGTGGAGGTGAAGGTTTAAGTCTGAGAGATTGGTTGAAGTCAGAGCGTCAGGAAGTTAATAAAGCTGAATGTTTTCGTATCTTTAGGCAGATCGTGGAGCATGTGGATGATTCTCATTCCCAAGGAGTTGTTTTATCTGACCTACGTCCATCTTTGTTTAAAATTCTCAAGGAAAACGAGGTCAAGTATGTTGGTTCAGGTTTTCACTGGGAGTCTCCTGACAGCAACTTGAACAAAAATACTTTAAGTCAACCCGAGAAACCTCTTGTTAGAAGGCGGTTAGGAGATTCAGGATTTGCTTCTAGTCCCGGCGTCCCTGCAAAGAGGCACAAGTCAAGTGGACCAAGCTCTAGACAGTGGCCTATGTTTCAACGAGCCGGCGGCAACCTCAATATCCAAACTGAAAAAGATGTTGGCGCAACACAGGAGCTTCGTCTAAGATCGAGTCATCCTCAGTGTAGTCCATCTGCCCGTTCTTTTACGTCAATGAGTGAGCAGTTGGAGGAGAAATGGTATGCAAGTCCCGAGGAGCTCAGGGGCGAGACTCGTTCAGTCTCTTCAAACATTTATAGTTTGGGTATCCTTCTTTTCGAG CTGCTTAGTCAATTTCAAAGTGAAAGAGCTCGTGAGGCTGTAATGTCTGATATCCGTCACCGGATTCTCCCGCCCAAATTTCTGTCAGAGAATCCAAAGGAAGCTGGGTTCTGTCTCTGGTTACTTCATCCAGAGCCTTCATGCCGACCATCAACCAG GGATATCCTGCAGTCTGAAGTGGTTAATGGAATTCCAGATTTATATGCTGAAGGTTTGTCTTTAGCTATTGAACAAGAGGACACAGAGTCTGAACTGTTACAGCATTTCCTCGTTTTGTCCCAAGAGCAAATGCAGAAGCATGCTGGAAAGTTGATGGGAGAAATTGTGTCCTTAGAAGCAGATATTGAAGAAATTGTGAAGAGACGTTGTGCTATAAGTCCTCTGTCTGTGGGAGAAGCTTCTAGCTCATCGCTTGCTTCAAGTGTACCTGAAAAGAGACTGGTCACGAACATTAAACAGCTTGAAACTGCTTATTTCGGAGCAAGGATAGATGTTCATCTTCCTGAAGCACGTTATAGGTTACGCCCGGATAGAGATCTGCTAAGAAATCGTGATGAGAATGTTATATCAGAACAAGAAAATAGTGAGACGTGGAGCTCAGATGATCGCGTTGGAGCGTTCTTTGATGGATTATGCAAGTATGCTCGATATAGCAAGTTTGAAACACGAGGTGTTCTGAGGACAGGGGAGTTGAACAACACTTCAAATGTGATTTGTTCTCTGGGTTTTGATCGAGACGAAGATTATTTTGCTACGGCTGGTGTTTCAAAGAAAATCAAGATATTCGAGTTCAATTCCCTATTCAACGAATCTGTGGACATTCACTATCCAGCCGTGGAAATGTCAAATAGATCAAAGCTTAGCGGCGTTTGCTGGAACAACTATATCAGGAACTACTTAGCTTCCTCTGATTATGATGGTATCATCAAG CTATGGGATGTGACAACAGGACAGGCCATTTCACATTTCATAGAGCACGAGAAGCGGGCCTGGTCTGTTGATTTCTCTGAAGCGTGTCCGACAAAATTAGCCAGTGGAAGCGATGATTGTTCTGTGAAGCTGTGGAACATCAACGAG AGGAACTGCTTAGGAACGATCAGGAACATTGCAAACGTTTGTTGTGTGCAATTTTCTCCACAGTCCTCTCATCTGCTAGCCTTTGGATCATCAGATTTCAGAACATACTGCTACGATACACGGAATTTAAGAACTCCTTGGTGCATACTGTCAGGACACAACAAAGCAGTTAGCTACGCCAAATTCTTGGATAGTGAAACCCTTGTCACAGCATCAACTGATAACACGTTAAAGCTTTGGGATCTTAAGAAAACCACTCACGGTGGCCTCTCCACAAATGCTTGCAGCTTAACTTTTGGTGGCCATACAAACGAGAAG AACTTTGTTGGTTTGTCTACTGCCGATGGATATATAGCTTGTGGCTCTGAGACAAATGAG GTTTATGCATATCACCGGTCTCTTCCAATGCCCATTACCGCGTACAAGTTTGGTTCGATTGATCCTATATCAGGAAAGGAGATTGAGGAAGACAACAACCTATTTGTTTCAAGCGTTTGCTGGAGAAAAAGGTCAAATATGGTTGTTTCAGCTAGCTCAAATGGGTCTATCAAAGTTCTACAGCTGGTTTGA
- the LOC106313339 gene encoding elongation factor Ts, mitochondrial: MAFAREARRPLGVFVYSASRRFGCGNEYSTTVASKWESLSQYRSSVSSGYANPVRGFGNLLRSFSSEAPAVVDQMSLIKQLRQRTSAPIKDVKASLVECNWDIEAAQKDLRKRGKVLASKKSSRTAAEGMLAVAQNEGKVAVIELNCETDFVARNDIFQYLALAMAKRALLVENSSQQVSGVFPFGPDLFEELKLNLDHPKVNGETTVSNAATEVAAIMGENVKFRRGFVMSKSSAGVLSAYLHTSPQPGLGRIAGIVSLEVEGGNTQLEAVQRVGSELAMHVVAAKPLFLSKDLVSSEALANEREILKSQAESTAKSQMAVEKMVEGRLRKYFEDVALMEQKFIVNDSINIKTLVDNLSKEVGSPVKVADFLRVEVGEGIERLEASDEPVAQTA, from the exons ATGGCGTTTGCTAGGGAAGCGAGACGACCCCTTGGAGTCTTTGTTTATAGTGCTAGTCGTAGGTTCGGTTGTGGAAATGAGTACTCTACTACTGTGGCAAGCAAATGGGAAAGTCTGTCTCAGTACAGGAGCTCTGTATCTTCTGGATACGCAAACCCTGTTCGTGGGTTTGGGAACTTGTTGAGGAGTTTTAGTTCGGAGGCGCCTGCTGTAGTTGACCAGATGAGCCTCATCAAGCAACTGAGGCAAAGAACTAGTGCTCCTATTAAGGATGTTAAGGCTTCTCTTGTTGAATGCAACTGGGACATTG AGGCTGCTCAAAAGGATTTGAGGAAGAGAGGCAAAGTACTGGCTTCCAAAAAGTCGTCACGGACAGCTGCAGAGGGTATGCTTGCGGTTGCCCAAAACGAAGGAAAGGTTGCTGTTATCGAACTCAACTGTGAGACAGACTTTGTGGCTAGAAACGACATCTTCCAGTACTTG GCTTTAGCTATGGCAAAACGTGCTTTGCTGGTTGAAAACAGTTCTCAGCAAGTTTCTGGTGTTTTCCCCTTTGGCCCTGATCTTTTTGAG GAGTTGAAGCTCAATCTCGACCATCCAAAAGTGAACGGCGAAACCACAGTTTCAAACGCTGCTACAGAAGTAGCGGCAATTATGGGAGAGAACGTCAAGTTTAGGAGAGGTTTCGTAATGTCAAAATCTTCAGCAGGCGTCCTCTCTGCATATCTCCACACAAGTCCCCAACCAG GGTTGGGTCGTATAGCTGGGATTGTATCTCTCGAAGTAGAAGGTGGAAACACTCAACTAGAGGCTGTTCAACGTGTAGGCTCAGAGCTGGCCATGCATGTTGTAGCAGCAAAGCCTTTATTTTTAAGCAAAGACCTTGTTTCTTCTGAAGCATTAGCAAACGAACGGGAGATTCTCAAGTCTCAG GCAGAAAGTACAGCCAAGTCTCAGATGGCTGTGGAGAAGATGGTGGAAGGCCGTCTCCGTAAATATTTCGAAGATGTTGCTCTGATGGAGCAAAAGTTCATTGTGAATGATTCTATAAACATAAAG ACACTGGTGGATAATTTATCCAAGGAGGTGGGTTCTCCTGTGAAGGTTGCCGATTTTCTGAGAGTTGAGGTTGGGGAAGGAATCGAAAG GCTTGAAGCATCTGATGAACCGGTTGCTCAAACTGCTTGA